One bacterium DNA segment encodes these proteins:
- a CDS encoding xanthine dehydrogenase family protein molybdopterin-binding subunit yields MTIPKVRQHPEHLEWVGKSIPRVEDPKFLRGRGNYIDDYEVPNMLEVAVARSTMAHAKILSIDTSAAEAVPGVVAIVTSENVTDHVNPMPDFGPSPDKHTWYCLAVDKVRYMGEGVAVVAATSRAVAEDAAELIEVTYEPLEPLTDMLEALEEDAPLIHEALGSNIPFHRKFTFGDVDGDFAAADVIVRDTLHWGRSGGQPLETVGAVADYDAATGMMTIHVNSMSFTHFLFLLANTLRVPSNKLDLQPHPSGGSFGAKFFEVKTATIAAMMARITGRPVKFMQDRLDNIANGDHHGSDRYYEVELAAKADGTLLSTRYKVVDNYGAYIQFGVGQHGNSLAQAVGPYRMSSIGYDLTAVLTNKCQQGAYRGFGSEVGNWILERMVDLMALELGMDPVDIRRMNFIQPDQFPYFIPTGNVYDSGDYEAVLNKTMELSDYKGWRKRQAEMRAEGRHVGIGVCTCQERSVFSATEFWFWFDEPVAAPVTSAPESVTLKVDAMGAVTATLYSNASWGNSPETMVAQFVAEELGIKPEDVSVVYAGSNQGMPATGPGGSRFTIMVGGAVEGASQSIRAKAAKIAAHLLEANEDDLVWEEGGFAVRGSPDQRKELAEIALAAHMFKHSLPEEIETGLEASHVQDHPYTTMPNPERTNLGVFYPFVGHASHVVVVEVDPETGRVEFLDYAAVHDCGTVVNPRSVGGQVIGGTVQGLGSTLYEEFLYDEDGVLRTPSFAEYLIPSALDSPTLRVGHNETPSPYTPYGIKGGGEAGRMMAPSAICAAIDDALGIRIRRLPATPERIVGMVDAANS; encoded by the coding sequence ATGACCATCCCGAAGGTTCGCCAGCACCCCGAGCACCTGGAGTGGGTCGGCAAGTCGATCCCACGGGTCGAGGACCCGAAGTTCCTGCGCGGCCGCGGCAACTACATCGACGACTACGAGGTGCCGAACATGCTGGAGGTGGCCGTGGCGCGCAGCACCATGGCCCACGCCAAGATCCTCAGCATCGACACCTCCGCCGCCGAAGCCGTTCCGGGCGTGGTGGCCATCGTCACCAGCGAGAACGTCACGGACCACGTCAATCCCATGCCCGACTTCGGGCCCTCGCCCGACAAGCACACCTGGTACTGCCTGGCGGTCGACAAGGTGCGCTACATGGGCGAGGGCGTGGCCGTCGTGGCCGCCACCTCCCGTGCCGTCGCCGAGGACGCCGCCGAACTCATCGAGGTGACCTACGAGCCGCTCGAGCCGCTCACCGACATGCTCGAAGCGCTGGAGGAGGACGCGCCGCTCATCCACGAGGCACTGGGCTCCAACATCCCGTTCCACCGCAAGTTCACCTTCGGTGACGTGGACGGCGACTTCGCCGCCGCGGACGTGATCGTGCGGGACACCCTGCACTGGGGGCGCTCAGGCGGCCAGCCGCTGGAGACCGTCGGGGCGGTCGCCGACTACGACGCCGCCACGGGGATGATGACCATCCACGTGAATTCCATGTCGTTCACGCATTTCCTCTTCCTGCTGGCCAACACCCTGCGGGTGCCGAGCAACAAGCTGGATCTGCAACCCCACCCCTCCGGCGGCAGCTTCGGGGCCAAGTTCTTCGAGGTCAAGACCGCCACCATCGCGGCGATGATGGCCCGCATCACCGGGCGGCCGGTGAAGTTCATGCAGGACCGCCTGGACAACATCGCCAACGGCGACCACCACGGCTCGGACCGCTACTACGAGGTGGAGCTGGCCGCCAAGGCCGACGGCACGCTGCTGAGCACCCGCTACAAGGTGGTGGACAACTACGGCGCCTACATCCAGTTCGGCGTGGGCCAGCACGGCAACTCCCTCGCCCAGGCCGTCGGCCCGTACCGCATGAGCAGCATCGGATACGACCTCACCGCGGTCCTCACGAACAAGTGCCAGCAGGGCGCCTACCGGGGCTTCGGCTCCGAGGTGGGCAACTGGATCCTGGAGCGCATGGTGGATCTCATGGCCCTCGAGTTGGGCATGGATCCGGTGGACATCAGGCGGATGAACTTCATCCAGCCCGACCAGTTCCCCTACTTCATCCCCACCGGCAACGTCTACGACAGCGGCGACTACGAAGCCGTGCTGAACAAGACCATGGAACTCTCCGACTACAAGGGCTGGCGCAAGCGGCAGGCCGAGATGCGCGCCGAGGGCCGCCACGTCGGCATCGGCGTGTGCACCTGCCAGGAGCGCAGCGTGTTCAGCGCCACCGAATTCTGGTTCTGGTTCGACGAGCCGGTCGCCGCCCCCGTCACCAGCGCCCCCGAGAGCGTCACCCTGAAGGTGGACGCCATGGGCGCGGTGACCGCCACGCTGTACTCCAACGCCTCCTGGGGCAACAGCCCCGAGACGATGGTGGCGCAGTTCGTGGCCGAGGAGTTGGGCATCAAGCCCGAGGACGTCTCGGTGGTCTACGCCGGCTCGAATCAGGGCATGCCGGCCACCGGGCCGGGCGGCAGCCGCTTCACGATCATGGTGGGCGGCGCGGTGGAGGGTGCGTCCCAGAGCATCCGGGCCAAGGCCGCCAAGATCGCCGCCCACCTGCTGGAGGCCAACGAGGACGACCTCGTCTGGGAGGAGGGCGGCTTCGCGGTGCGCGGCAGCCCCGACCAGCGCAAGGAGCTCGCCGAGATCGCCCTGGCCGCCCACATGTTCAAACACTCCCTGCCCGAGGAGATCGAAACCGGCCTCGAGGCCAGCCACGTCCAGGACCACCCCTACACCACCATGCCCAACCCCGAGCGCACCAACCTGGGGGTCTTCTACCCCTTCGTCGGCCACGCCAGCCACGTCGTGGTTGTGGAGGTGGATCCCGAAACGGGGCGCGTGGAGTTCCTGGACTACGCCGCCGTGCACGACTGCGGCACCGTCGTGAACCCGCGCTCGGTCGGCGGCCAGGTCATCGGCGGCACCGTGCAGGGCCTCGGCAGCACCCTGTACGAGGAGTTCCTCTATGACGAGGACGGCGTGCTGCGCACACCCTCCTTCGCCGAATACCTCATCCCCTCCGCGCTGGACTCGCCGACGCTGCGGGTGGGCCACAACGAGACACCCAGCCCCTACACCCCCTACGGCATCAAGGGCGGCGGCGAGGCGGGACGCATGATGGCACCCTCCGCCATCTGCGCCGCCATCGACGACGCCCTCGGCATCCGCATCCGCCGCCTACCCGCCACCCCCGAGCGCATTGTCGGGATGGTCGACGCCGCCAACAGCTGA
- a CDS encoding (2Fe-2S)-binding protein, protein MNTHDITVTINGTATSAGVEARRSLADFLRHDLGLVGTHIGCEQGACGACTVLIAGRSVRSCIMFAVQADGADIQTVESLAPGAEMHPLQEAFRRHQGLQCGFCTPGMLLRSLELINNNPDLSAEEAREGISSNMCRCTGYQYIVDAVLDAAAEMRAEED, encoded by the coding sequence ATGAACACTCACGACATCACTGTGACCATCAACGGCACGGCGACGTCGGCCGGCGTGGAGGCGCGCCGCAGCCTGGCGGACTTCCTGCGCCACGACCTGGGTCTGGTGGGCACACACATCGGTTGCGAGCAGGGCGCCTGCGGGGCGTGCACGGTGCTGATCGCCGGCCGCAGCGTGCGGTCCTGCATCATGTTCGCGGTGCAGGCGGACGGCGCCGACATCCAGACCGTCGAGAGCCTCGCCCCCGGCGCCGAGATGCACCCCCTCCAGGAGGCGTTCCGGCGCCACCAAGGATTGCAGTGCGGGTTCTGCACACCCGGGATGCTGCTGCGCAGCCTGGAATTGATCAACAACAACCCCGACCTGAGCGCCGAGGAGGCCCGCGAGGGCATCTCCAGCAACATGTGCCGCTGCACCGGTTACCAGTACATCGTCGACGCGGTGCTGGACGCCGCGGCCGAGATGCGTGCCGAGGAGGACTGA
- a CDS encoding FAD binding domain-containing protein yields the protein MKSPPFEYHRAASGAEAAALLGELGFDARILAGGQSLIPLMNLRLAAPGHLVDITRAPDLAGCGANGGGLHVGAGARQRAVELHADTLAVAPVLADAIANAGQVPVRHQGTVVGSIAHADPSAELPAAFKAQGGTVTAQGAGGTREIASEDFFEGYFTTALEEGELVTAVTVDAWPAGTGHGFLEFSVTAESWPIALAAVLVHTSGGTIDRASVVLGGVAEVPLRRPEAEAILVGAEPDADVFAAAAESAASGVEPLSDSFGSGAYRKKLARVLTRRALTAAAERAGGEA from the coding sequence ATGAAGTCGCCACCTTTCGAGTATCACCGGGCGGCGTCGGGCGCCGAGGCCGCCGCTCTGTTGGGTGAGTTGGGGTTCGATGCCCGGATCCTGGCGGGGGGTCAGAGTCTGATCCCGTTGATGAATCTGCGATTGGCGGCACCGGGCCACCTGGTGGACATCACCCGTGCGCCGGATCTGGCCGGCTGCGGCGCCAACGGCGGCGGCCTGCACGTGGGTGCGGGCGCCCGCCAGCGGGCCGTGGAGTTGCACGCCGACACGCTGGCGGTGGCGCCGGTGCTGGCCGACGCGATCGCCAACGCCGGGCAGGTGCCGGTGCGCCACCAGGGCACGGTGGTGGGCAGCATCGCCCATGCCGATCCGAGCGCCGAGCTGCCCGCGGCGTTCAAGGCGCAGGGCGGCACCGTCACCGCTCAGGGCGCCGGCGGCACCCGCGAGATCGCCTCGGAGGATTTCTTCGAGGGCTACTTCACGACGGCCCTGGAGGAGGGCGAGTTGGTCACCGCCGTGACGGTGGACGCCTGGCCGGCGGGCACAGGTCACGGGTTCTTGGAGTTCAGCGTGACCGCGGAGAGTTGGCCGATCGCGCTCGCCGCAGTGCTGGTCCACACGAGCGGCGGCACCATCGATCGGGCCTCGGTGGTGTTGGGCGGGGTGGCGGAAGTGCCGCTGCGCCGGCCCGAGGCCGAGGCGATCCTGGTGGGGGCGGAGCCGGACGCGGATGTGTTCGCCGCCGCGGCGGAGTCCGCCGCCTCGGGTGTCGAGCCCCTGTCGGACTCGTTCGGTTCGGGGGCCTATCGCAAGAAGCTGGCGCGGGTTCTCACCCGGCGGGCACTCACAGCGGCCGCCGAGCGGGCAGGAGGTGAGGCATGA
- a CDS encoding amidase, protein MGVPVPSTDELGAIAAGFGLSPSEDDLAAYRELVVGALAAYDAVEDLYQQQTPAVPERHSWQPEPADNPLGAWYRRCAVRERDEGLLAGKRIAIKDNVDVAGVPMMNGSATLEGFVPRSDASVVRRILEAGGEIAGKAVCEDLCFSGGSHTAATGPVRNPWDPTRSAGGSSCGSAVLVATGDVDMAIAGDQGGSVRIPSCWSGIVGIKASYGLVPYTGAFPIEYTFDHLGPVARTVDDAALLLTAIAGPDGADQRQLSAPSGVDYTAGLDREPASLRIGVVTEGFGHPISDAAVDDTVRGALARLETAGAEVREITLPEHAWAPAVWSVIATEGGAWQMLRGNGYGLNHRGRYNPEIMEAFAAGWRRHGDAVSHSVKYVALFGQYMLNLHGGSSYAKAQNLRPLINEAYDRALESCDVLCYPTLPMMPTALPPEDCSIADYVARALEMVPNTLPCSVTGHPVVNVPAGLSDGLPVGMSFVARYWDETTALAAAKTYESLVGGFPSPPGH, encoded by the coding sequence ATGGGGGTACCGGTTCCGAGCACCGACGAGTTGGGGGCAATCGCCGCCGGCTTCGGATTGTCGCCGAGCGAGGACGACCTGGCCGCCTACCGGGAGCTGGTGGTGGGCGCGCTGGCGGCCTACGACGCCGTGGAGGACCTCTACCAGCAGCAGACGCCGGCGGTGCCCGAGCGCCACTCCTGGCAACCCGAGCCCGCCGACAACCCCCTCGGTGCGTGGTACCGGCGCTGCGCCGTGCGCGAGCGCGACGAGGGCCTCCTGGCAGGCAAGCGAATCGCCATCAAGGACAACGTCGACGTGGCGGGCGTGCCGATGATGAACGGCTCGGCCACCCTGGAGGGGTTCGTGCCCCGCAGCGACGCCAGCGTGGTACGGCGCATCCTGGAGGCGGGCGGCGAGATCGCCGGCAAGGCGGTCTGCGAGGACCTGTGCTTCTCCGGCGGGAGCCACACCGCCGCCACCGGCCCGGTGCGCAACCCCTGGGATCCCACCCGTTCCGCCGGCGGCTCGTCGTGCGGCAGTGCCGTGCTGGTGGCAACCGGCGACGTGGACATGGCCATCGCCGGCGACCAGGGGGGCTCGGTGCGGATCCCCAGCTGCTGGTCGGGCATCGTCGGGATCAAAGCCAGCTACGGCCTCGTGCCATATACGGGGGCCTTCCCCATCGAGTACACGTTCGACCATCTCGGACCGGTCGCTCGCACCGTCGATGACGCGGCGCTGCTGCTGACGGCCATTGCCGGACCCGACGGGGCGGACCAACGCCAATTGTCGGCACCGTCGGGGGTGGACTACACCGCGGGACTTGACCGAGAGCCAGCGAGCCTGCGCATCGGCGTGGTGACCGAAGGATTCGGCCACCCGATCAGCGACGCGGCGGTGGACGATACGGTGCGCGGTGCTCTGGCACGCCTGGAGACGGCCGGCGCCGAGGTGCGGGAGATAACCCTTCCCGAGCACGCCTGGGCACCGGCGGTCTGGAGCGTGATCGCAACCGAGGGAGGAGCCTGGCAGATGCTGCGCGGCAACGGCTACGGCCTGAACCACCGCGGCCGGTACAACCCCGAGATCATGGAGGCTTTCGCGGCGGGTTGGCGACGCCACGGCGACGCGGTCTCCCACTCCGTCAAGTACGTGGCCCTGTTCGGGCAGTACATGCTGAACCTGCACGGAGGGTCCAGCTACGCCAAGGCGCAGAACCTGCGTCCGCTGATCAACGAGGCGTACGACAGGGCTCTGGAGAGCTGCGATGTGCTCTGCTACCCGACGCTTCCGATGATGCCCACCGCCTTGCCCCCCGAGGACTGCTCGATCGCCGACTACGTGGCGAGGGCGCTGGAGATGGTGCCGAACACCCTGCCGTGCTCGGTCACCGGGCACCCGGTCGTCAACGTGCCGGCGGGCCTCAGCGACGGGCTCCCGGTGGGGATGAGCTTCGTGGCCCGCTACTGGGACGAGACGACCGCGCTGGCGGCGGCCAAGACCTACGAGTCGCTGGTCGGCGGGTTCCCCAGCCCGCCGGGCCATTGA
- a CDS encoding sulfatase-like hydrolase/transferase, whose product MGRPNVLLVMADQLAPHFTGTYGHPSWLGRLVGALGEVGELDRTVVIATSDHGDMLGDRGTWFKMCFYERSARVPLVVAGPDVVHRTVGNACSLLDLFPTLLDIAGDGTEPAAPLVGRSLWPSATGGEDPVDETIGEYTAEMTSHPIHSTARLSRRRGSETVSGCAVRRGGSCPRRSWATRR is encoded by the coding sequence ATGGGGCGACCCAACGTCCTCTTGGTGATGGCGGATCAGTTGGCGCCGCACTTCACCGGCACCTACGGCCACCCTTCGTGGCTGGGACGGCTGGTCGGGGCGCTGGGAGAGGTGGGCGAACTGGACCGCACCGTGGTCATCGCCACCAGCGACCACGGCGACATGCTCGGCGACCGGGGCACCTGGTTCAAGATGTGCTTCTACGAGAGATCGGCACGGGTGCCGCTCGTGGTGGCCGGTCCTGACGTGGTCCACCGCACCGTCGGCAACGCCTGCTCGCTGCTGGACCTGTTCCCGACGCTGTTGGACATCGCCGGCGACGGGACCGAGCCGGCGGCACCGCTGGTGGGGCGCAGCCTCTGGCCCAGCGCCACCGGCGGGGAGGATCCCGTCGACGAGACCATCGGCGAGTACACCGCCGAGATGACGTCGCACCCCATCCACTCGACGGCTCGACTGAGCCGGCGGCGCGGCTCCGAGACGGTCAGCGGTTGCGCAGTTCGACGCGGCGGATCTTGCCCGAGACGGTCTTGGGCAACTCGGCGGTGA
- a CDS encoding AMP-binding protein, translating into MPTRAEYEELRRSFRLDVPDRFNYVADVLHTQARTRPRSLALVAVEPDGLTAERYDFATIAERVTATAAVLAERGVGAGDRVFLMLPRIVQWYDVLLGCLHLGAVPMPATMQLSARDVAYRVNLAEATTVVTDTAGLIAVDAALADCPGASRRLLVGESSPGWVDLDAAVAGAVATLPVHDTAADDPMLIYFTSGTESLPKMVLHTHASYGIGHDVTAGLWQDLRAEDVHWTVSDTGWGKAAWGKLFGQWRIGAAVVMWNVVGKPDLDRMLRIIGEQGVSTFCVPPTLYRAFAQMDLTAYDFSSLRHCTSAGEPLNPEVIKVWQEATGTVIHDGYGQTETVAVVANLPGIPVRAGSMGLALPGFDVAVIDETGAEVPDGSEGDIAVRVEPTRPVGLFKEYWRDPDRNAEAHRGDWYVTGDRGIRDADGYFWFVGRADDVILSSAYRIGPFEVESALLEHPAVAEAAVVGVPDEIRGQIVKAFVVLAAGFEPGEDLAGELQEHVKATTAPYKYPRRIEFTAELPKTVSGKIRRVELRNR; encoded by the coding sequence ATGCCCACACGCGCCGAGTACGAGGAGTTGCGGCGGAGCTTTCGCCTCGACGTGCCCGACCGCTTCAACTACGTGGCAGACGTGCTGCACACGCAGGCTCGGACCCGCCCGCGGAGTCTGGCCCTGGTGGCCGTGGAGCCGGACGGGCTGACTGCCGAGCGCTACGACTTCGCCACGATCGCCGAGCGGGTGACGGCGACCGCCGCGGTGCTCGCCGAACGGGGCGTGGGCGCCGGGGATCGGGTGTTCCTGATGCTGCCGCGCATCGTGCAGTGGTACGACGTGTTGCTGGGGTGCCTGCATCTGGGCGCCGTCCCGATGCCCGCAACGATGCAGCTCAGCGCCCGGGACGTGGCCTACCGGGTCAACCTGGCCGAGGCCACCACGGTGGTGACCGACACCGCCGGGCTGATCGCCGTCGACGCGGCCCTTGCGGACTGTCCGGGAGCGTCCCGGCGCCTGCTCGTCGGCGAGTCCTCGCCGGGCTGGGTCGACCTCGACGCCGCCGTCGCCGGTGCCGTCGCCACGCTCCCGGTCCATGACACCGCAGCCGACGATCCGATGCTCATCTACTTCACATCGGGCACCGAGTCGCTGCCCAAGATGGTGCTGCACACGCACGCCTCCTACGGCATCGGCCACGACGTCACCGCTGGTCTTTGGCAGGACCTGCGCGCCGAGGACGTGCACTGGACCGTCTCGGACACCGGCTGGGGCAAGGCGGCCTGGGGCAAGTTGTTCGGGCAGTGGCGCATCGGCGCGGCGGTCGTGATGTGGAACGTCGTCGGCAAGCCCGACCTCGACCGGATGCTGCGCATCATCGGTGAGCAGGGGGTCAGCACGTTCTGCGTGCCGCCGACCCTGTACCGGGCCTTCGCCCAGATGGACCTGACGGCCTACGACTTCTCGAGCCTGCGGCACTGCACGTCTGCGGGCGAGCCACTCAATCCCGAAGTCATCAAGGTGTGGCAGGAGGCCACCGGGACGGTGATACACGACGGCTACGGCCAGACCGAGACGGTGGCCGTCGTGGCGAACCTTCCCGGCATACCGGTGCGGGCCGGTTCGATGGGCCTCGCACTGCCCGGCTTCGACGTGGCGGTCATCGATGAGACCGGGGCGGAGGTGCCCGACGGGAGCGAGGGCGACATCGCCGTGCGCGTCGAACCCACCCGGCCGGTCGGACTGTTCAAGGAGTACTGGCGGGACCCGGACCGCAATGCCGAGGCGCACCGAGGGGACTGGTACGTGACCGGTGATCGCGGGATCCGCGACGCCGACGGCTACTTCTGGTTCGTGGGGCGGGCCGACGACGTGATCCTCTCCTCCGCCTACCGCATCGGCCCCTTCGAGGTGGAGTCGGCGCTGCTGGAGCATCCCGCCGTCGCCGAAGCTGCGGTGGTCGGCGTCCCCGACGAGATCCGGGGCCAGATCGTCAAGGCGTTCGTCGTGCTCGCGGCGGGCTTCGAGCCCGGCGAGGATCTGGCCGGCGAGTTGCAGGAGCACGTCAAGGCCACCACCGCGCCCTACAAGTACCCCCGCCGTATCGAGTTCACCGCCGAGTTGCCCAAGACCGTCTCGGGCAAGATCCGCCGCGTCGAACTGCGCAACCGCTGA
- a CDS encoding type II toxin-antitoxin system RelE/ParE family toxin, producing MDRITSALADLDAAERPSDLDLPGYRLHPLKGDRHGLWSIHISSNWRITFRLDGGDAYEVDLVDYH from the coding sequence CTGGATCGGATCACCTCGGCCTTGGCGGATCTCGATGCTGCTGAGCGGCCGAGCGATCTTGACCTGCCCGGGTACAGGTTGCATCCGCTCAAGGGTGACCGACACGGATTGTGGAGCATCCACATTTCGAGCAATTGGCGGATCACCTTTCGGCTCGACGGCGGTGACGCGTACGAAGTAGACCTTGTGGATTATCATTAG
- a CDS encoding HigA family addiction module antitoxin, protein MTMKNPPHPGRSIRDNCLRDNCLVPLGLTVTEAANVLGVARHTLSRVLNGHAAISPDMAIRLEKAGWSSAEFWLRRQTTYDLAQARRLEERIRVEPYQPMGAAQAI, encoded by the coding sequence ATGACCATGAAGAATCCGCCCCATCCCGGCAGGAGCATCAGAGACAACTGCCTTAGAGACAACTGCCTTGTCCCTCTGGGTTTGACCGTCACGGAGGCGGCGAACGTCCTGGGGGTTGCCCGCCACACTCTCTCACGGGTGTTGAACGGACACGCCGCGATCTCGCCGGACATGGCAATCCGCCTGGAGAAGGCTGGATGGTCCAGCGCGGAGTTTTGGCTGCGACGCCAGACCACCTACGACCTTGCGCAGGCCCGCAGACTCGAGGAACGGATACGCGTCGAGCCCTACCAGCCCATGGGCGCTGCGCAGGCAATCTGA